One Antedon mediterranea chromosome 1, ecAntMedi1.1, whole genome shotgun sequence genomic window, tgtagaaaatatacagtgttagctacagctgtgagtagaTTATTTGTTAAatggagaaaacatattttccttactttgtgaactgttgcctgttattttgtagacattttctattatgaaacatttacatcattcagattttatggtttgtgaataaaatattaaattaaattagcattgagacaacatgtaggccccAATTAGCCGacccatacccaaagtcattttgaggaaatttcttaatttttcagacattgattaagaagcttgttgatttggaaaaagtgttaatgttgtttattgccattctcaatgtttttccttgttttttttttagattgtagaaaatatacagtgtcagctacagctgtgagtattagtagattatctgttaaacagaggaaacatattttccttactttgtgaactgttgcctgttattttgtaggcattttctattatgaaacatttacatcattcagattttatgatttgtgaataaaatattaaatgaaattagcattgagacaacattTAGGCCGCAATTAGCCGACCCAtgcccaaagtcattttgaggaaatttcttaatttttcagacattgattaagaagcttgttgatttggaaaaagtgttaatgttgtttattaccattatcaatgtttttccttgttttttttagattgtagaaaatatacagttttagctacagctgtgagtatcagtagattatttgttaaacggagaaaacatattttccttactttgtgaactgttgcctgcccTAATCAGTCGtttcatacccaaagtcattttgaggaaatttcttaatttttcagacattgattaagaagcttgttgatttggaaaaagtgttaatgttgtttattgccattatcaatgtttttccttgtttttttttagattgtagaaaatatacagtttcagctacagctgtgagtatcagtagattatctgttaaacggagaaaacatattttccttactttgtgaactgttgcctgttattttgtagacattttctattatgaaacatttacgtaattcagattttatagtttgtgatcaaacaattaaatgaaattaccattgagacaacatgtaggccgcaatcagccggcccatacccaaagttattttgaggaaatttcttaatttttcagacattgattaagaagcatgttgatttaggaaaagggttaatgttgtttattgccaatatcaatgtttttccatgttgtttttagattgtagaaaatatacagtgttagctatagctgtgagtattagtagattatccgttaaacggagaaaacatattttccttactttgtgaacagttgcctgttattttgtaggcattttctattatgaaacatttacataattcagattttatggtttgtgaataaaatattaaatgaaattagcattgagacaacatgtaggccctaaCCAGCCGTCCCATAcctaaagtcattttgaggaaatttcttaatttttcagacctcgattaagaagcatgttgatttggaaaaagtgttaatgttgtttattgccaattattaatgttttttcttgtttttttttagattgtagaaaatatacagtgtcagctacagctgtgagtattagtagattatctgttaaacggagaaaacatattttctttactttgtgaaccgttgcctgttattttgtaggcattttctattatgtaaTATTCACatcattcagattttatggtttgtgaataaaatattaaatgaaattagcattgagacaacatgtaggccctaaccagctgtctcatacccaaagtcattttgaggaatttcttattttttcagacattgattaagaagcttgttgatttggaaaaagtgttaatgttgtttattgccaattattaatgttttcccttgtttttttgttttagattgtagaacatatacagtgttagctacagctgtgagtattagtagattatctgttaaacggagaaaacatattttccttactttgtgaactgttgcctgttattttgtagacattttctattatgaaacatttacgtaattcagattttattgtttgtgatcaaataattaaatgaaattaccattgagacaacatgtaggccgcaatcagccggcccatacccaaagtcattttgaggaaatttcctaatttttcagacattgattaagaagcatgttgatttggaaaaagtgttaatgttgtttattgccattctcaatgtttttccttgtttttttttagattgtagaaaattaacagtttcagctacagctgtgagtattagtagattatttgttaaacggagaaaacatattttccttactttgtgaactgttgcctgttattttgtaggcattttatattatgaaacatttacataattcagattttatggtttgtgaataagatattaaatgaaagtagtattgagacaacatgtagacccCAATCAGCCGGTCCATATCCAAGGTTTTTTTGAggaaattttttaattttcagtcattgattaagaagcacgTTGATTTAGCGAAAGGGTTAATGTTGTTtcttgccattatcaatgtttttccttgttgtttttagattgtagaaaatatacagtgttagctacagctgtgagtattagtagattatctgttaaacggagaaaacatattttctttactttgtgaacagttgcctgttattttgtaggaattttctattatgaaacatttacggcattcagattttatggtttgtgaataaaatattaaatgaaattagcatagagacaacatgtaggccctaaccagctgtctcatacccaaagttattttgaggaatttcttaatttttcagacattgattaagaagcatgttgatttggaaaaagtgttaatgttgtttattgccaattattaatatttttccttgtttttttgttttagattgtagaacatatacagtgtcagctacagctgtgagtattagtagattatctgttaaacggataaaacatattttctttagtTTGTGAACCGTTggcattgattaagaagcatgttgattttaaaaaagtgttaatgttgtttatttgccattattaatgattttccttttattttttagattgtagttgtacagaaaatatacagtgtcagttacagctgtgagtattagaaAATTATCTGTAAAAcggaaaaaacatattttccttactttatGCCCTCCCTTAATTGATAAACATgtgttgtttgtaaatttactATACTGAGTGACCAAAtatttttgtgtataaaattctattttattagAACATTGAATAATTAAACCTATTTTCAGATTAATTTTGAAGGTGAAATTTTTATGAAAGAATTTGTTTCCGACACATTCCATGTAATGAAGTTTTGACATATTTTTAGGTCAAAATATCTTCTAtagtgatttatttatattgtataaaccAAAGTCACAAATATATTATCACCGTTTACTTCAAAATTTGGGACAATCatcctttttaacataaatgtgGTGGTCAGTTTCTCCAGACATAAATTtgcaattttataaaatggGTCTCTATCCTAAATTTAGTAGTGAGTTGGTCCTAATTTGTTTTGCTAGGCCCAATAGATCATGTTACATTCCACAAGGGggatatgtatattattatttaggtatttgtaaaaacactGATTTATCTACTGAttcaatttataattgtttgacTGGAATTCTTAGTACTGTACCGTGTAtcttaaaattaataactaactcttttttttttcttttgttgtaGGTGACTGTCTTATATAAACCCACTGGATCTCAGAAGAGATCCGGGTCTTTAGAAAAAGATCCACTCTCCAAAGAGAGTTTCTACGAGGGGTTACCGAATTTTAATATATgcacaatttctttttaaacattttttaaaagtatctttGAAACATTCAATAAAACCTTGAAGTAAACAGAAGTTTATCACAAGGaaaaactaataaacaaaagtttattacaaaccatttttgcaaaagcaaaagtgtaaaaccttgaagataacaaaagttaatcacaaggaaacaactaataaacaaaagtttattacaaaaccatttttgcaaaagcaaaagtgtaaaaccttgaagataacagaagttaatcacaaggaaacaactaataaacaaaagtttattacaaaaccatttttgcaaaagcaaaagtgtaaaaccttgaagataacagaagttaatcacaaggaaacaattaataaacaaaagtttattacaaaatcattttttgcaaaagcaaaagtgtaaaGTTAAAGTTTGATTATACAAACAAAAGTTTGAAGAATATAACAGAAgcttattataaagaaataaatattaaacagagTTTATTACAAAGGAATTAATTAAAGAAGATTTAAAGATCACTTTTATTTGAATCTGTTATTAAGTAGAAttgtaaaaagaataaaaattagAATCTGAAACTATTTAGCATAACCAAGTATTACAGAgaagtttaaattaatataaagtatttCATCAAGCCAATATTAAATAGAAgctaatttttttattcagtgaaattgtataatcgaattattgaaaaaaagcagacaaaaaaaattattgacaaagagaaaagaaattaggacaaaagttaaaaatcatagaaacaaaagacaatataaaattgaattgtttttggaattttaataatttattttgttttagcaaGGATTTCTTGAATTGATAAAAAGAACCTAATTGTAATATTCATTGGAATTGcagaatacattttaatttaatttgtaaacaaagtttattaatTTGAAGAAACTTGTTTCTTatacaaattttgaataatGGATATGGAATTCATAGCAGTAGTTAGTatctttttgttgattatctttacaatgataatttatttgtgtaaGAATGTGAATAAAGAAGTTACAAGTAAAAAGCAGATTTTTGTCAATACAACTGGTAATGTTAATAATGGAGTTATGGATAAGACAGCAGAATTTAAAATAGTTGTAAATGACATCTTGGACCTACTTGATGAATGCTGTTCAACTGAGAATGTCACAGACGAGAGAAATGATGATACAGGTAATGTCAATTGTGAATTTATGAAAGATACAACTGAATTTAAAGGAATAATTGATGATATCATAAACATATTATCTTATGGTACAGAGGTCACTTCAGAGTTTGATGATACATGCGATTTCTGTAATATTGAAGTGAAAGTAGACGACAATTGCATAACATGTGACTGTTGTAGTCAATATTTTCATGTGAAATGTGTAAGAGATGTTTTTGAAGACAAACTATGTAATTCCCGGGTAATTTGGATTTGTTCAATGTGTGGAAATAGTAATTTTGTTGATAACATGTTGGGTGAAATAGGAATTCCCTGTCATTTCAATAGATATACGATTCTAGAACCTGATGAATCTGTCACGTCAGACTTTCCAGAATTaacgaaaaataaagaaaaacgttGTAATaatgcaaaattaaaatgtcaacaaaCAGAAAGTGAAGATTTACTTGGTAGTGATTGGATGAGAGTAAGATCAAAGAAAAGAAccgacaacagaaaaaaaagatgtaaaaaTAGAGGAAATAAGAAAAGGAGAAAGCGCGTTATAAATGGTATTAGTATAGAACCAGGTGTAAAATATATTGGCAAAGGTGTAAAAGATTTCTATGAAAGACGaaataacaaaatggaatgGAATATGAGTACAAATACTTACAGAGAATACAACAAAGAAAATGCTAAGACGAATGTATTGGGAAATTCACAAACAATAATTGACGACagtggtaggcctatgtgtgatgttttgaaaaatacaaaagttaCACACGGAATACAACAACAATCAGGTGGTGGTTCGAAACGTTTACGAAATAACAAGGGTCGTTTTGTCAAAACTAAGAAGATTGATAACAAAAAAGAACAAGGTAATGTGGACCTGAATTTAAAGAATGATTGCGATACTATGGAACGgtttgacaaaaatataaaGAACATGGGTAATAATGACAATTCAGAAACGAAAACTGACGaggattttaaaatgaaatgtactGTAGAAAACGACAACACAGCGACCGACGATGCGaaagcacaaaataatagcaaaaCGAATGACAGAAGTAGAATAATTGATAGTAATGGTACAGATCataaaaatcaaacatgtgCAAGTTGTGAATTTGAGGAAAATGAAGTATTGATAATTGATGACGGATGCAAACAAGCAGTGACTGAAAAAATTAGGTCCCATACTAAACCTAAATGTGACCAACATACTATCGATGTGGATATTgaagttttaacaaaaaataatttttcggaAGAATTGATAATCGATGATGTACCAAAACGAAAAAATACACGAAAAAGGCAGAAAACacaatcaataaatgaattacaagtatataatagtaatgcAAATATAACTGTAGCACAGGGTAATTTTAATCAAGGGAATTACAGATTTGGCTTTGCAAGTGGTAAACAGTGTGTTGCAAATAGTCTTGTAGCTATTCTTTATTCTACAAAGAGGAATGGAAATGAATTTTACACCAAAGACCTTGATACAATATTGACTCTTGGAAACGAGTTGTACCGTTACATTCAGAAAGATTCCACTATGCACGAGGACCTTTTAATGATTTCTGAACTGCCGAAAGAATTGGATATCTTGGATAACACATTTGTAATATCTCCCAAAGAATCAGTTTTTGGCATAATAGATGGGAATCTCGAATTTATGGCTGAATATGGAGCCTTGTCATTAAACCAAGCTCTTGAACAAGAATTACACCAACAtgatgcattttttatgaatttcaacagaagcacattttctattatcaaACGTGTAAATGGATTTCTTATATTTGATCCACATGCAAGAGATCGATTTGGTTGTGTTAGTGAACATGGGAAGAGTATTTTACTTTACAGTCCATCTTGGCAAGGTGTGTACGATTATTGTATAAGATTAGCAAGGTCAATGAACTGTAATTTACATGAAACCGAGTTTGAACTGACTggtgtaaatattgaaaataagtgTATGATGTTATGTTCCGCTTCTGTGCTCGATGATAATTGTGAACAAAGCAACTTGGGAAACGTCGATGTTGATGAACCTAGTACGTCTTATCAGTATAAATGTAGTACAAGATTACCAGACAAGAATATTGATTATAAAGTTAAAGGCAAAACACATAATAAAGAAGGTCATGTCTCATCAAGTAATGAATGGCAAAGTGATAgtgatattgaaattgttaatgttCAGTATGGAGAAAGACCTGacaagaattttaaatttattccaATCACAGAagcacaaaagaaaaacatgtgtAAAGAAGTAGGCATTCATTGTGAACATACCGATATGAATTGTGGTATTAACAGAGCTAGTCAGATTGGACATCCTCTTCAAATTACGAATATTACAGGTgatggtaattgtttttatcgtgcaatttcatacattatttctGGGACTGAAGATAATCATTTACTTTTAAGAAGAGCAATTACTAATCATTTATTGGAAACTGAtgacttatttattaatacatttagtcACGAATATAGATCAGTTAAggaatatgtgtttaaaaaaagagtaatgGATAATGGAACGTGGGCATCCAATACTGAAATAAGTGCAATGGCAAACTTTCTTAATacagatatttattcatttaatgatCAACTTTTGACGTGGCAATTGTTTTCTGCTAAAAAGCCGGGAAGAATAGATGATGTTACAACTGACaatggtatatatattttgtacaccaTGAATGTGCATTTTAATGTAGTAGAATCTGTCAATGTGAGTCAAAATAATGTTCAGGAAACAACAGGACAAGTTGATATGAATGTGACATCCCACAATAAACTGTCAAATACAGAGGCGATTTTTTTGGTAAAGAATTCTACAACAAAGAAACGAAAGCAAACGGGAAATGAAACTTGTGACACATTTGAAGATATACAACCAAAACACAAACAGAGTAAAACTGTTGAAAGACCTTGTTCAGAAAGCAGAGTAAAACGAAAACGATCTTATAGAAattcaaaagaaattaaaaagaatCGACAGAGAATTAAACgtcaaagtgaagaaaaaaaaaactcagAAGAAATAGATGAAATTAGAATCAAATATCAAAGTGATTCTGTATACAGAGAAGAAAAGAAACGTAAAGTAAAAGAGGCGCAACAAATAAGATatggtgatgatgattataagttcaaaaaaaggaaggaaaacagagaaagacaatacaaaatgtatagaTGTGAACCAGAATATAATGTTAAGGTACGCAATAAAGCGAGACATAACTACAAAATTGATTTGGATTACCGAACAACTAAAAAAGCCAACAATctgataaattataaatttaatgaaaaatttacgcaaaatttgaaagaatcaAAGAAAAATAGATACAACAATGATACAATATTTAGACATAAATCTAGACAAGataataaacaaagaaataagGAAAAATATCACAATGATCCtaaatttcgacaaaatttgAAGCAAAAATTAGCAGCGAAGTAttgtaataattcaaaattcagAGAAAATGTTACGAAAACATTGGCAGAGAAGTATCggaataatttgaaatttcgacaAAAGTGTAAGCAGAAATTGGCAGAAAAGTATcgaagtaatttgaaatttagacaaaactgtaagcataaattggcagagaagtatcggagtaatttgaaatttagacatAACTGTAAGCATAAATTGGCAGAgaagtatcggagtaatttgatatttagacaaaactgtaagcaaaaattggcagagaagtatcggagtaatttgaaatttagacaaaactgtaaGCATA contains:
- the LOC140043134 gene encoding uncharacterized protein, giving the protein MDMEFIAVVSIFLLIIFTMIIYLCKNVNKEVTSKKQIFVNTTGNVNNGVMDKTAEFKIVVNDILDLLDECCSTENVTDERNDDTGNVNCEFMKDTTEFKGIIDDIINILSYGTEVTSEFDDTCDFCNIEVKVDDNCITCDCCSQYFHVKCVRDVFEDKLCNSRVIWICSMCGNSNFVDNMLGEIGIPCHFNRYTILEPDESVTSDFPELTKNKEKRCNNAKLKCQQTESEDLLGSDWMRVRSKKRTDNRKKRCKNRGNKKRRKRVINGISIEPGVKYIGKGVKDFYERRNNKMEWNMSTNTYREYNKENAKTNVLGNSQTIIDDSGRPMCDVLKNTKVTHGIQQQSGGGSKRLRNNKGRFVKTKKIDNKKEQGNVDLNLKNDCDTMERFDKNIKNMGNNDNSETKTDEDFKMKCTVENDNTATDDAKAQNNSKTNDRSRIIDSNGTDHKNQTCASCEFEENEVLIIDDGCKQAVTEKIRSHTKPKCDQHTIDVDIEVLTKNNFSEELIIDDVPKRKNTRKRQKTQSINELQVYNSNANITVAQGNFNQGNYRFGFASGKQCVANSLVAILYSTKRNGNEFYTKDLDTILTLGNELYRYIQKDSTMHEDLLMISELPKELDILDNTFVISPKESVFGIIDGNLEFMAEYGALSLNQALEQELHQHDAFFMNFNRSTFSIIKRVNGFLIFDPHARDRFGCVSEHGKSILLYSPSWQGVYDYCIRLARSMNCNLHETEFELTGVNIENKCMMLCSASVLDDNCEQSNLGNVDVDEPSTSYQYKCSTRLPDKNIDYKVKGKTHNKEGHVSSSNEWQSDSDIEIVNVQYGERPDKNFKFIPITEAQKKNMCKEVGIHCEHTDMNCGINRASQIGHPLQITNITGDGNCFYRAISYIISGTEDNHLLLRRAITNHLLETDDLFINTFSHEYRSVKEYVFKKRVMDNGTWASNTEISAMANFLNTDIYSFNDQLLTWQLFSAKKPGRIDDVTTDNGIYILYTMNVHFNVVESVNVSQNNVQETTGQVDMNVTSHNKLSNTEAIFLVKNSTTKKRKQTGNETCDTFEDIQPKHKQSKTVERPCSESRVKRKRSYRNSKEIKKNRQRIKRQSEEKKNSEEIDEIRIKYQSDSVYREEKKRKVKEAQQIRYESKKNRYNNDTIFRHKSRQDNKQRNKEKYHNDPKFRQNLKQKLAAKYCNNSKFRENVTKTLAEKYRNNLKFRQKCKQKLAEKYRKKYRSNLKFRESVKQRCKQRFTEKYHGDKGFRKNVMKKNMKNREKRKTKNTNFEFVLENFRETVSRGPEYVCCVCFKMLFKDQVMKCTKAKYKNKACGQHGIHGPVVCVPSNTIKTVKMLPRPQVDDQLISVKLKRKLSYKGYYKYKFVNTANVIQALRYLQDHNKCYFDIAINEEWHNYLSEDNIERETTNENENNEEEENEEEIEDRLCGATFDTSLQPVDRRQNLVDEYFNDIICCAPCENNSPIALLSNKSNEAKSFPVLFPTGQPTFHDTRDVKITLGRYFHNRLMHIDNRGYKFLKQIRGTPPYWQATQKDIIAMVRQIGKPTFFLSFSSADFRWKEIMTTLLSQSGDQRNIEELEWADKCNLLKSNPVTVARMFDKRFHTYLKNVILSQAQPIGKVVDYFYRIEFQMRGSPHVHMLVWVENAPIFGTDKDNEVINFVDKYISCAVPCETVDRELNEIVKSVQIHSKRHSKSCKKKGTNCRFNFPRQPSGNTFVMRPTIVDKDNDDNDDNKQATELLTSVKDAVTNEETYKNAIELFQSLGITQSAFEKANNCVATEEKIVIKRNPQDVWVNQYNPSLLRAWNANMDIQYITNVYACIIYVIGYMSKSEREMGLLLNHAASEVKEGNEDARQSLRKLGNVYMNNREVSAQESIYRVCSLRLKECSRKVEFIPVGPNPVRMSLPLSVIKNKEDDDLFLPFRKDEQLKPPNFETYEQFHEKGCVKLCGCQLQTVKSIVHGNMEQYEKSAEDVEEARECLSKFGPQEDAWSLLCPESEKERLDNPKPNVEVDDEEDEFFIPDFGIQKNHTSKTRQWCLDKANGKKPEAFYTFITGGAGTGKSHLVNCIYNEATRILGKIMENPDDLSILKLAPTGIAAYNIKGQTIHSALSIPINISLPYQPLGEEKISALRNKLGQLQIVIIDEISMVNQRLLWYIHGRLRQIKQVRNDSPFGNISVIAVGDFYQLPPVMGSSLYKDTLESSLWIDNFKQAIEMFKESMGEKYSRKQFPLKLAYACTVHKVQGMTMDKAVVCLKDTFTHGQAYVGLSRVTSISGLTIENFKPSLIYCDPNIKKCLNNMDSYCNDLFMNSNILCLTETWLNKDDDVFDVRIEPYKCYHQARVNNLMAENEYKQHVTCSTTENNTLIDHVYSKGLDSVQAEVFNGMVSSLQS